The following are from one region of the Stanieria sp. NIES-3757 genome:
- the apcD gene encoding allophycocyanin-B, producing MSVVSQVILKADDELRYPSSGELEGIKKFLTTGEQRVRIAETLAESEKKIVDKASKELFRIHPEYRSPGGNSYGQKQYNQCIRDFGWYLRLVTYGVLSGDKEPIEKTGLIGVREMYNSLNVPVPGMVDAIRCLKDAALALLTNEDAQEAAPYFDYIIQAMS from the coding sequence ATGAGCGTAGTTAGTCAAGTTATACTCAAAGCCGACGATGAACTCCGCTATCCCAGTAGCGGAGAACTAGAAGGAATTAAAAAATTTTTAACAACTGGTGAACAACGAGTACGCATTGCTGAAACTTTAGCAGAAAGCGAAAAGAAAATTGTTGATAAAGCCAGTAAAGAGTTATTCAGAATTCATCCTGAATACAGATCTCCAGGCGGTAATTCCTACGGTCAAAAACAATACAATCAGTGTATTCGAGATTTTGGCTGGTATTTAAGGTTAGTTACCTATGGAGTACTTTCAGGAGACAAAGAACCAATTGAAAAGACTGGTTTAATTGGTGTCAGAGAAATGTATAACTCTTTAAACGTCCCTGTCCCTGGAATGGTTGATGCAATTCGCTGCTTGAAAGATGCTGCTTTAGCTCTTCTCACCAACGAAGATGCTCAAGAAGCTGCTCCATACTTTGATTACATTATCCAAGCTATGTCCTAA
- a CDS encoding biotin/lipoate A/B protein ligase translates to MNEQIWRLLPLMSASGEVQMAIDLWLLQQHKQKQHPPTLRFYTWSEATISLGYHQKNYPWFWHELTWQGKSLSIVRRPTGGRAVLHQGDLTYAVIASFERGKRLEVYQQICQFLITGWRSLGLNLAYGEQPNSYRHQDNCFATATNADLITQTGAKVIGSAQLRQGKAILQHGSMAIATEPKLYTQVFAQPAPQPIKNLLPNSVNFSTAKISEVLTKAASQCFKINLIEQPLSAAEWQDIFTNCPSLTY, encoded by the coding sequence ATGAATGAGCAAATTTGGCGTTTACTTCCTTTAATGTCAGCCTCTGGGGAAGTCCAAATGGCAATAGATCTTTGGTTGCTCCAACAACATAAACAAAAACAACATCCACCCACCTTAAGATTTTATACTTGGTCTGAAGCAACCATTTCGTTAGGCTACCATCAAAAAAATTATCCTTGGTTTTGGCACGAGCTAACTTGGCAAGGAAAATCCTTGTCTATTGTACGTCGTCCCACTGGAGGTAGGGCAGTATTACATCAAGGGGATCTAACTTATGCCGTAATTGCTTCTTTTGAGCGGGGAAAAAGATTAGAAGTTTATCAACAAATTTGTCAGTTTTTAATCACAGGATGGCGATCGCTTGGACTTAATTTAGCCTATGGTGAGCAACCCAATTCCTATCGTCACCAGGATAATTGTTTTGCTACAGCAACGAACGCAGATTTAATTACTCAGACAGGAGCAAAAGTAATTGGTAGCGCGCAACTACGCCAAGGTAAAGCCATCTTACAACATGGTTCAATGGCGATTGCGACTGAACCAAAATTATACACTCAAGTCTTTGCTCAACCAGCCCCTCAACCAATCAAAAACTTACTACCCAACTCAGTTAATTTTTCTACTGCTAAGATTTCAGAAGTCTTGACCAAAGCAGCTAGCCAGTGTTTTAAAATTAATTTGATCGAGCAACCTTTATCTGCTGCCGAATGGCAAGATATTTTTACGAATTGCCCGTCGCTAACATACTAA
- a CDS encoding hypothetical protein (Domain of unknown function DUF1821) — MSNQVANLDLGNNQSIDEFMENQSSHQEVIETVISSLDQEDTAMVNHSDEGILWKFRYGSVEVFVQLTGESEDDLLTVWATVLQLPAKDETKLMRKLLEMNWAGTFETCFSIVENRVVVSSQRTLADLYSSEISRIITLVATIADDNDEALQAEFGMK, encoded by the coding sequence ATGAGTAATCAAGTTGCAAATCTAGACCTAGGTAACAATCAATCGATTGATGAATTCATGGAAAATCAATCTAGCCATCAAGAAGTAATCGAAACCGTTATTTCCAGCTTAGATCAAGAAGATACTGCTATGGTAAATCATAGCGACGAAGGTATTTTGTGGAAATTTCGGTATGGTAGTGTCGAAGTATTTGTTCAGTTGACAGGAGAATCAGAAGACGATTTGCTTACAGTTTGGGCAACCGTACTCCAATTACCTGCTAAAGACGAGACAAAGTTAATGCGTAAATTGTTAGAGATGAATTGGGCAGGAACTTTTGAAACTTGTTTTAGTATTGTCGAAAATCGAGTAGTAGTTTCTTCTCAAAGGACTCTAGCGGATCTTTATTCTAGTGAAATTTCGCGAATTATTACTTTAGTTGCGACGATTGCCGATGATAACGATGAAGCTTTACAAGCGGAATTTGGCATGAAATAG
- a CDS encoding Glutathione S-transferase domain protein, with the protein MLELYQFELSQYSEKVRLILDYKGLEYRKIEVTPGVGQIELMQKTGKRQVPVLKDGNTYVADSTAIAFYLDKKYPERPIIPDDPLAKGQCLLIEEWADESIGIKGRKALIGALNQNQNFRTAVLPKQTPDFLKTLVSAIPGDLLDVLGTGVGLGGDAVKEAKKSLQQDLEALCLILENRPYLIGDTPTLADLAVAGLSMILKFPEGSYLDLPEQLKGKGIPGLADNIAYEPFFAWRDRLYADYRQASGTTNKNNGSAPTAIKID; encoded by the coding sequence ATGCTGGAGCTATACCAATTTGAATTATCTCAATATTCAGAAAAAGTACGTCTGATTTTAGATTACAAGGGTTTAGAATATCGCAAAATTGAAGTTACTCCTGGCGTTGGACAAATAGAACTAATGCAAAAGACTGGGAAAAGACAAGTACCGGTTTTAAAAGATGGTAATACCTATGTGGCTGATTCAACCGCGATCGCTTTTTACCTAGACAAGAAATATCCCGAACGACCAATTATTCCTGACGATCCTTTAGCTAAAGGGCAGTGTTTATTAATTGAAGAATGGGCAGATGAATCGATTGGGATTAAAGGCAGAAAAGCTTTAATTGGTGCTTTAAATCAAAATCAAAACTTTCGTACCGCAGTTTTACCCAAACAAACTCCTGATTTCCTCAAAACTTTAGTTAGTGCGATCCCTGGAGATTTATTAGATGTGTTAGGCACTGGAGTCGGTTTAGGTGGTGATGCGGTCAAAGAAGCCAAAAAATCATTACAACAGGATTTAGAAGCCCTCTGTCTGATCTTAGAAAATCGTCCTTATTTAATTGGAGATACTCCTACTTTGGCAGATTTGGCAGTAGCGGGATTAAGTATGATCCTCAAATTTCCTGAAGGTTCTTATCTCGATCTGCCCGAACAACTCAAAGGTAAAGGTATTCCAGGATTAGCTGATAATATCGCTTATGAACCTTTCTTTGCTTGGCGCGATCGCTTGTATGCAGATTATCGACAGGCTTCTGGTACTACCAACAAAAATAATGGTTCTGCACCAACAGCAATCAAAATAGATTAA
- a CDS encoding Glyoxalase/bleomycin resistance protein/dioxygenase → MMHHVSIRTANIHRAIAFYEQLGFTVNERFTTGYTLACWLEGLGGRIELIQIPEPKPAPDAFGDEHYVGYYHLSFDLTEVTQDLPSWLEQLKLNLKSIQPLHVLLEPTQQMIGDRVYEVAFIADCDGLPLEFIRVLSKTVQ, encoded by the coding sequence ATGATGCATCATGTTTCTATCCGCACGGCAAATATCCATCGTGCGATCGCTTTTTACGAACAATTGGGCTTTACTGTCAACGAGCGTTTTACAACAGGTTACACCCTTGCTTGTTGGCTGGAAGGATTAGGTGGCAGAATCGAACTGATCCAAATTCCTGAACCTAAACCCGCCCCTGATGCTTTTGGGGATGAGCATTATGTGGGTTATTATCATCTTTCTTTTGACTTGACTGAGGTTACCCAAGATTTACCTTCCTGGTTAGAGCAGCTTAAACTTAATTTGAAATCAATTCAACCATTGCACGTTTTGTTAGAACCCACTCAACAAATGATTGGCGATCGCGTTTATGAAGTAGCTTTTATTGCCGATTGTGATGGTTTACCTCTAGAATTTATCCGTGTTTTGAGTAAAACAGTTCAGTAA
- a CDS encoding hexapaptide repeat-containing transferase: MNQSSFSVDHPFWLPPDLSQAAFIADNAVIMGQVTLAAGASVWYGAVVRGDVEKIVIGKCTNIQDGAILHGDPGKPTVLEDYVTVGHRAVIHSAYIESGCLIGIGAVVLDGVRVGSGSIIGAGCIVTKDVAPHSLMVGVPAKKVRELNETEVAELIEHAQKYEKLALVHAGKGTDLGFISKSP; this comes from the coding sequence ATGAATCAATCTTCCTTTTCAGTCGATCATCCATTTTGGTTACCACCAGATTTATCTCAAGCAGCTTTTATTGCTGATAATGCAGTCATAATGGGACAAGTTACCCTGGCTGCTGGTGCTAGTGTTTGGTATGGTGCGGTAGTACGAGGAGATGTAGAAAAAATAGTCATTGGTAAGTGTACCAATATCCAGGATGGAGCCATTCTTCACGGCGATCCTGGTAAACCAACTGTCCTTGAAGATTATGTTACGGTAGGACATCGAGCCGTAATTCATTCAGCATATATTGAAAGTGGTTGTTTGATTGGCATTGGCGCAGTAGTTTTAGATGGAGTTAGAGTAGGTAGTGGTAGTATCATTGGTGCAGGTTGTATTGTAACTAAAGATGTCGCACCTCATTCTTTGATGGTAGGAGTACCTGCCAAAAAAGTTAGAGAACTTAATGAAACTGAAGTCGCAGAATTAATCGAACACGCCCAAAAATACGAAAAATTGGCTTTAGTTCATGCTGGCAAAGGCACAGACTTAGGCTTTATCTCCAAGTCTCCTTGA
- the psbY gene encoding photosystem II protein PsbY, whose product MDWRLIIVLAPLIVAASWALYNVGAIALRQAQQFIGKNS is encoded by the coding sequence ATGGATTGGCGTTTGATAATCGTTCTTGCTCCACTTATTGTGGCTGCTAGCTGGGCTCTTTACAATGTTGGTGCGATCGCTTTAAGACAAGCACAACAATTTATCGGTAAAAATTCTTAA
- a CDS encoding DNA mismatch repair protein MutL, translating into MSSIIQTLPPDVINLIAAGEVIDSLASVVRELVENSLDAGATRITVSLMPNLWRLQVSDNGRGMTVEDLRLCANAHSTSKIRDRQDLWKINSLGFRGEALHSIAQVAELEIFSRAAATEEIGWRVAYQEGKLVAEELVAIAPGTIITVANLFGNLPVRRRALPAVTQQIKLVQNIIQQLALTHPGITWQAWQHQKPWFNLSPGITAKEILPQILKRVNLTDLQFLKLDVAIPEDSEAIDNYPKQKSTLELVIGLPDRCHRRRPDWVKIAVNGRIVRLPELEQTIIASLAKTLPRDRYPVSFLHLHLPSHLVDWNRHPAKTEIYLHYLPYWQEQVSQAIEKALTITPANLPLAVVNQRVSKLLKVAEENSVYNCNHEPVKPKNELNLIQLKAVAQVNRTYIVVEHSSGLWLVEQHIAHERVLYEQIQDHWQLIPLKTPIILNNLNTLQIEQLERLKIEIELFGEEIWAVRNAPAMLAQRDDCNDALIELSLGGDLQSAQVATACRSAIRNGTPLSLPEMQNLIDQWQSTRNPRTCPHGRPIYLSLEETSLARFFRRHWVIGKSHGI; encoded by the coding sequence ATGTCTTCGATTATTCAGACTTTACCTCCAGATGTAATTAATCTAATTGCAGCAGGAGAAGTAATCGATTCTCTTGCATCAGTAGTGAGAGAATTAGTCGAAAATTCTTTGGATGCAGGAGCAACTAGAATTACAGTATCTTTAATGCCTAATCTCTGGCGATTACAAGTAAGCGATAATGGCAGAGGCATGACTGTAGAAGATCTGCGTTTGTGTGCTAATGCCCATAGTACTAGTAAAATCCGCGATCGCCAAGATTTATGGAAGATTAATAGTTTAGGATTTCGCGGAGAAGCTTTACATAGTATCGCTCAAGTAGCAGAATTAGAAATTTTTAGTCGTGCTGCTGCTACAGAAGAAATAGGTTGGCGAGTAGCTTATCAAGAAGGAAAACTCGTTGCAGAAGAACTTGTTGCGATCGCTCCTGGAACAATTATCACCGTTGCTAATTTATTTGGTAATTTACCCGTGCGTCGTCGCGCCTTACCCGCGGTTACTCAACAAATTAAGTTAGTTCAAAATATTATTCAACAATTAGCTTTAACTCATCCTGGGATTACTTGGCAAGCGTGGCAGCATCAAAAGCCTTGGTTTAATCTCAGTCCTGGTATTACAGCCAAAGAAATTTTACCTCAAATTCTCAAAAGAGTTAATTTAACCGATCTACAATTTCTTAAGTTAGATGTAGCGATACCTGAAGACTCAGAGGCAATTGACAATTATCCCAAACAAAAATCTACTCTGGAATTAGTTATCGGTTTACCTGATCGCTGTCACCGCAGAAGACCTGATTGGGTTAAAATTGCAGTCAATGGTAGGATTGTACGACTTCCAGAATTAGAACAAACTATCATTGCGAGTTTGGCAAAAACCTTACCACGCGATCGCTATCCTGTTAGTTTTCTTCATCTTCATCTTCCTTCCCATTTAGTTGATTGGAATCGTCATCCAGCCAAAACCGAAATTTATCTTCATTATCTTCCTTATTGGCAAGAACAAGTTAGTCAAGCGATAGAAAAAGCTTTAACAATTACACCTGCTAATCTTCCCTTAGCTGTAGTTAATCAAAGAGTGAGTAAATTATTAAAAGTTGCCGAGGAAAACAGTGTTTATAATTGTAATCATGAGCCAGTTAAACCAAAAAATGAATTAAATCTCATTCAACTTAAAGCAGTTGCTCAAGTAAACAGAACTTATATAGTTGTAGAACATTCAAGTGGGTTATGGTTAGTAGAACAACATATTGCCCACGAACGAGTTTTGTACGAACAAATTCAAGATCATTGGCAATTAATACCTTTAAAAACTCCCATTATTCTAAATAATTTAAATACTTTGCAAATAGAACAATTAGAAAGATTAAAAATAGAAATAGAACTCTTTGGAGAAGAAATTTGGGCAGTAAGAAACGCTCCTGCAATGCTCGCTCAAAGAGACGATTGTAATGATGCATTAATCGAACTTAGTTTAGGCGGAGATTTACAATCAGCCCAAGTAGCTACAGCTTGTCGTAGTGCCATTCGCAATGGAACACCTCTAAGCCTACCAGAAATGCAAAATCTCATCGATCAATGGCAGAGTACTCGTAACCCTCGTACTTGTCCTCATGGTAGACCAATTTATTTATCTTTAGAAGAAACTTCCCTAGCCCGTTTTTTCCGTCGTCATTGGGTAATTGGAAAAAGTCATGGGATTTAA